The Corynebacterium felinum DNA segment GGGAGTCGCCACCCAAACCCAGCATGATCCCCCTGCCACCAAACAGGGAATACGTTGAGGCCTTCGACAAAGATGACCCCAACAACACCCTTTACGATCTGTGCGACACCTTCACCCCAGAAGAACTCGCAGAGATTGGACTCGAGAAAATCTCTCCGACTAGTCGGGACTCATCTCCGATGATTGATTGTGGCATGAGCGAGGTTCACACAACCGACGGCATCCATGGAGCATTCAGCGTATCAACGCACTTTGCCCAGTATTCATTTCTTCGCGATCATGGGTTGATTATTGATGCGACATTCCCCGGTATTGATGAGCGCATCTACTTCAGCAACCTGCCTAGGGAAGATGAAAATGCGCATTGTGATGCTGCCATCAGTACACCGCATGGGCGAATCAGTATCACCTTCGGGCACACTGGTAAAGCCACACCAACGAAGGATGAGTTGTGTTGGAAGGCGTATGAAACCCTTGAAAAACTACGTACCAAAGGAGGATTCCAATGACCCTTTTCATGGATAAACAACAAATTATCGACAGCGTTCACGCCCTTGAACAACTCAGCAAAGAGTCAAAATCTGCTGCTTGGTATTCCACTAAAAGCCCACTTAACGGAAGTTTTTCTTCGGTGAGTGGTTTAGACCAGCTCGGGGAACAACACGGCCGGGTTCTTCATGGTGGGGCTGGTAGTGCTCACGCAATGTTGGAGGCGTTTGAACGTCAGGTGAAATGGTTGGAAGAAAACCTCTATGCCAACTACTACTCACTTTCGGGCATGAACCGGTTTGCCACCGATGAGTTCGACCGCATCTTGGAAGAAACCGGAGTCCCAATGTTTCCTAGGGTCTATTTCCCTACCCGCCCTGATCTAGGATTCGAAGGGTTTAACTTCCCACCACCAGTTGTGAATCAAGCAGCAAGCTTAGAACAACTTGCTTCAGCTCTTGCTTCCACCAACAACGCTGCAGCGATAGAAGCTGCAGACCTCTGGGCTACTTTGGCACGTGATGCCACTGCGATCAGCGACCGGTTAAACAGCGTGGCCAGTGAACTGATCGCAGCAAACAAAGGCACCCCCTTTGAAAAAGCAAACACCGCTATTACTACCATGGCGCAATCAGGCATGAACTTTGCTCAGAATGCAGCACTGATGGCACAATCTACCACCGCGCTATCAGCAATCGCACCAGGGTTTGCCCCGCAGGTGACAGCAGCAGTTGCTAAAGTCAACGCACTCCGCGCCACCCAAGGAGGCATCGTTGTTGCCCAACAAGCAGAACAACTTTTCCTCCAAGGCTTCCGTACAGCCCTTGCAACCGCAGCAACCGCAGCAATGCCTGTAACACGCCACCTGATGGAACCTGCACCCGCAGGCGCAGGCGGAGGAAGCACAAACGAAGCAACCAGCACAATCTCCACCACCAACTGGGTACAGAATACCCAACAAGCAGCTAGAGAGCTTGACCTTGAACCCCACGAACTCGCCGAACGGGTGTTAGATCAGGTAGCAACCCAGCAATCCGCGCTAGGGCTGGACCCTACAACTATTAACCCACTTAATGCCCACCAACACCCAACCACACACAGCGGTGTTGGTAGCGGTACTACTTGGGGTGCAGGTGCAGGTGCAGGCTATGGTGGTGGTTCTTATGCTGGTGGCACAGCACAGTCACACATTACCGGTGGAAACACGCAGCATAATAGGGTGTCGCATACGATGCCGCACCAATCTGGTAGCAACCATGTTGGAGGAACCAACACCACCACCGGCACCGGTGGTGGTAGAGGCACAGGTACAGGTGCAGGTGGGTATGGTGCTGGTGTTGGTGGCTATGGTGCAGGTTCTGGTGCTGGTGGTTCTCATCGTTCGGGTGGCTCTCACACTGGTAGGGGACATAACCCAACCGGCTCTGGCGTCGGTTCGGGCTCTGGTTCGGGTTCGGGTGGGTCCCATCGGGGTCACAGTCCCTACAACAATGGGCAAGGCATAGGAAACAATTCCAATACTGGTGGTACTGGCGGTGCTGGTGCTGGTGGTGCTGGTGGTCGTGGATCAACGATGGCAGGCGGGGCACCCATGGGCGGTGCTGGTGCAGGTGCTGGTGGTGGGCAGCAGGCGAATAATCGCAAGCGTACAACCAACCGGACACGACGCACAGCGGTTAAAGGAGTACTCCAACAAGCAGAACGGGATAAAAACCTCCTCGACCTTCTAGGCGAAGCACCCAAAGTAGTCCCCCGCGTCATCGGCGCAGACGTATTCAAACCACGCCACGAACGCGACAAATAACACCTATGGCGGTGGCATAAGTCCGCCACCGCCACCTTAACCACCCGCATTTTTCACGCGGCTTGTATAAATTGCTCCCCGAATTACCCGAATTCTGGAAGGTTCTCCAACGCTGTTTTGAGCCTAGAATCGAGAAAGCCGCCTTCTGCCAGCAATGTGGAAGAAGGCGGTGATCATTGTTGAATTTTTCACATCAGAAGCAAACAGCGCTAAATGATGTCGTCGAAATAGTTGGGTTTTGCTTGCCCAGCTGACGGCGGAATTGGCGCAGGTTTCGGCAATGGAGACGAACCTGCAGAGGCATCCGCAAGTGGGCCCGAACCACCAATGGTCGACGGAGCCTCATCAAGGGCAGAGGAAGACTCATCATCCAAATCCATCCACGCGGGGCGTTCAACATCCCGACGCTTATCGTTGATACGACAGAACTGGATAGCTAACTCCACCAACACACTCAGCGCACAGGCGAGAGCCAACATTGAGTAAGGGTCTTGGCCAGGAGTGATGAATGCTGCGAAAATGAACATACCTAAAATGATGACTCGGCGCTTATCCTTCATTGCATCGTAGGACAGAATACCCACAATGTTGAGCATGGCAATGAGCAGTGGCACTTCAAAGCTCACACCGAAAATCAGCAGCAAGCTCAAAATGAAGTCAAAGTAATAGCCACCCGATAGTGCCGCGACCTGAGTTTCGCCACCAATGGTGAGCAACAAATCCAAGCCGTAAGCGAGGACAAAGTAAGCCAGAACTGCGCCGGTAACAAAAAGGAATACAGCGGAAAAGACGAAAGCGAAAGTCCATTTGCGTTCGTTCTTCTTCAGCCCAGGGGTGATAAACGCCCAGATTTGGTACAGCCACACAGGGGAAGCAAAAACAGTACCAGCAAGAGCGCCAATCTTGATGCGGAGCAAGAACATCTCAAAAGGCTTGGTCGCAATCAGACGACACTCACCATCCAAAGTCAAGGAAGCACGCTTTTCAGGAGGGAGTGAACAGTACGGTCCACGCAGAATTTCGCCTAAGCTTTCCAGCCCAAACACGGAATGCTGATACCACATGAAACCAGCGATGGAACCAATGACCAGCCACACAACAGAGATGATGATGCGACGGCGCAACTCTTGGAGGTGCGCAACCAGAGTCATCTGCCCCTCAGGGTTGGATTTCCGCTTAAACCGCTTCTTCTTAGTATTCTTCGCCGCATGTGGTGCGGCGGAAGTCGTCGATGAACTCATGATTCAAGCAGGACGTAACGTTGAGGAACGATAAAACTATGCTTGTGGCTGCTGGCCGGGGTTCTGAACAGGCTGCTGCGGTTGCACAGGCTGAGCATCAATGATGGGGGAAGGAGCTGGGTTAGGAACGATAGGCTGAGCCTCGATCGCGCGCTGCTGCTCTTCGAAGCGCTTGTCGTCATTGCTCATTTCCTTCACCTCAGACTTGAAGATGCGCATAGAGCGACCCAAGGCGCGTGCAGCATCAGGGAGCTTCTTTGCGCCGAAAAGCAGGATGAACAAAATGACGATGACTGCGATCTCGAGTGGTCCAAGGGACATAGGGGTTCACGGTCCTTTCGCGAAATAAGAAGATAGTGTTGTGTTCGACACTACCAATAACTGACCCAAAATAAGGATTCGTCAGATGTCTGAGACAACGCCTTCATCATACGCACCTAGTCCAGTTGAAGCGCGTTCACTAATGGCGTGTGCAACTTCCTTCGGCTCCTCCACCCACATTCGGTCGGCGTGAGCGAGCGCAAATTGGATAAGCCACTCGCGTGACACTAGCGGAAGTGTTACCCATAGATTACCGTCTTCGTCCACTCCCTCAACCTCGCAAGGAATAGTTTCAGCCAACCACGTCGACTCGGGATAGAAAACTACCTGAGCCTGATCAGTAGCGCTGCTGAAGCGAAACGGGTCCGCACTGTCAAAAGTGAGCTCGCTTAACTTTGGAGTCGCCGGTGTGCTCAAGCACTCAACATTGTGCATCAATTCGATCCGGAAGTTTCGGTGCGCTTTCACCCCAGAATCATAGGCGGCGAGATACACAGTCCCCTCGCGCGAAAAAATGCGAGTGGGCGAAACGTGGCGGTGGCTCCACGTATCTTTCGTGCGCGAATAGTACTGAAACCCAACCTCAACAGCAGTTTCCATGGCTTGTCGCAACACCCCAAGGGTGTGCGCCAGCCCAGGTGAAGAATCAGAGGTTTCGTCGTCTGCTGTTGGCTTGGCAGGACCGCCATTTTCGGAAGAATCCGTCGCCACTGCTGGTGAGGATTCCACGGTTGGATCATCAAGCGAGAAGTCCCCACCGGATACCTGCGGGGTGTGCTCCCCCATGAGGCTACGAAGTTTCTGGGAGGCAGAGCGAACTGCAGAATCATCAACCAGCCCAGCGACGGTTCCGAGCGAGTCTAAAGCCAGCACCAATGCGTTGGCCTCAGTAAGAGTAAGACGCAACGCCCGATCCATACCTTGATGGTTAAATACCCGAACGGAACGCATTTCCGGGTCGAGATCAACTAACTGGTGTGGTAGAGGTCCAATGCCACAACAAAACAGGCGGTTGAGATCGGCACGCAGGGTCTTGACATCAGTACCCAAATCCACTGCGGCCGCCATCAGGCTACGCCCTGGGTGTTTTTCAAAATACGGCAAAATATTGAGCATGCGCACCATATCCATCCAGCGCGTCTCAGGAATATGGGTTTTCTTTCGTGCTGGGTGCACATCCGCATTTGGCAGTTTGGGGTTGTTGTCCTTCATAGGCCTAGAAATCTTCTCACTGTCGTTGTGGGGTCTCGCTTAGTTACCGTCGTGCTGGGGTATACCTGCCGCAGTTTTTAAAAGCGAAATAACTTCGTCAACCACAGGCGGTGGATCAAGCACTGTCACATAGGGAGCAAGCACAGCAGCGTGCCGTACCAGCCAGTCGGTGTCGACGTCGACAAGCTCATACACGTGAGAATCCGGATCATCAGACACATCGGGAAGCCCGGCTGCAACACATTCGTCGAACGTGAGCACTCGACCACGGCTGCGCAATTGCTCACCATGCCCAGCCTGAATCTTGATTCGCACAGTAGCCTGCGACGCACCCCCGGCGATCTGCGCACGCACAAGCTCAGTCACGGCAACATCATCAGGCGCAGGTTGGAAATCACCATAACCACTCATGTCGTAAGCATCGGCATCCAAAATATCGATATCAGCCAACTTAGTCACACGGAAGCAGCGTGCCTGGCCACGATCAAGGTCGAAACCAACTAAATACACTCGCTCGTTGAGCGTGACTAAACCCCACGGGTCGATCCAGCGTTCACTGAAATCGCTTGCGGGGTTGCGGCGGTAGAAAAACCGCAACCGCTGCTTGGTGCGCACGGCTACATGTATCGCATCAACAACCTGGGCTGATAGCACATTCAAATCATTAATCGGGGTATACAACGGCGAGGGGCTCAGCGCGTTATCGAGTCCGCGGGCGGCAAGCTTCGTCCACCCTGAGCGGCTAAACGTCGCGAGCGGGCTCGACGTATCCATCTTCCCCGCCAACGCTAAGACTGTTGCCTCAGCGGGAGTGAAAGAAATTTCGGGCAGCTCGTATTCCCCGCGCTGAATCCGCCATACTGTTGCGCCATCAACCTTGAAGGATTCCAGCGGAACACCCAGGGCAATGAGGCTGGCACAGTCACGACTAAACAGCACATTGATCGCTGCCTGGTTGCGCGGTTGTCCAGCATCATCGAGAAGATAGCCGGGCACCTGGTGAATAATCTCTTCCCGACTCACATACTCCCGTCCCTGATTTGCGGCATTAAGCAGCGCAAATGTGAGATTTGTGACGCGTTCTAGCTGCTGGTCGCGGCGATCTTTTCGCGGCATCGCCCCGTGCCCGCGCGAAGAATCAACGCCAGGGCTTGCCAGAGGCGCAGACCGTTCGCTGTGCGCAGCTGGTTGAGATGTGGTTTTATCGGGAAAAGAGGTGCTAGTCATCAGTCTGTGCGTGGGTTTCCATATACTCAATAAGCGTATCGACGCGCGCATCCACAGTGCTAAACGGGCACCCGAGCTCCACCATGTGAGGTTCGGGACGGTTAACTTTCAACCGCAACCAGTCCGCAGAAAACGCAGCGCCAAGCGCCGTTGCCTTCTCTAAAAACTTACCCCGTAGTGCGGCACGAGTTGTTGCCGGTGCATGATCGCGGGCATGAGCTATCGCCTCATCTGTCACCCACCGCTTAATCAAACCCTTGTGCTCTAACACAGGGGCAATGCCACGACCAAGGCGAATATCGTGGTAGGTCAAATCCACATGAGCGAGCTTCGGGTGGGAGAAATCTTCTGGATCTAGCCCTAAGCGTGCCTGATATGTACGCAACAGTTTGAGCTTGATCATCCAATCAATCTCACTATCAACACCCGAAAAATCTTGAGTCTCGATCGCCTGCAGTGTTCGATCCCACAGATCAAGAACCTTGTGCATTTCTTCATCGCTGGTGCCACCCGCTGCCTGTGGATCAGCTGCGCGGAAAGATTCGCGCACCTTCAACCATTCGCGAGCGGCATTAAAGTAGGCGCGTTGAATAGCAAGTGCTGTCATCGGCTCCTGATTTTTTAGCGCAATCAAGGTGTGACCACTGATATCTTTCGCACAGTCGCGGATAGCATTGATCTCGTTTTCAAGCTCAATGTGTGGAATGTCGAAACCCGCTTCGATCATCTCTAACATCAGCATCGCTGAACCAACCTTGAGCGCACAGGTAGGCTCAGCCATGTTGGAATCCCCGACAATCACATGCAAACGCCGATACTTGTGCGAATCAGCATGGGGTTCATCGCGGGTGTTAATGATGGGGCGCGAACGTGTGGTTGCGCTCGACACGCCTTCCCAAACGTGTTCGGCACGTTGGGAAATATGGAAAGCGCCATCTTTAATGCAGCCCGCGCCGGCAATTAACTGGCGAGTAATCAAAAACGGCAGCAGCGTTTTGCCGAGTGTCTTCAACACCGCTTCCCTGCCCACCAAATAATTTTCGTGACAGCCGTAGGAATTGCCCACTGAATCGAGATTGTTTTTCAGCAGATATACTTTCGCATCCACACCTTCGGCTTTCAACGACAATTCCGCCTGCTGCGCAAGCTCATTCACGATGAGATCACCGGCACGATCATAGGCAATCAACTGGCTGATGCTATCGCACTCTGCTGTGGCAATCTCTGGGTGTGAGCCGACATCTAGGTACAGGCGGGATGCATTAGGTAGGAAAATATTTGAACTTGACCAACGATCCACCACGGGGCGGAACATGTAGCGGGCAATTTCATCAGGGCCAAGTTTTCGGCTGCCGCCTTCGGCCACACAGGTAATGCCATATTCCGTTTCCACACCGGCGATACGTCGGATGTAGACGTTTTTTCCGCTGGTTGTTACCGAGCCCGAAGGATTTTCCGCAGTCTCGACGGTGTTGGGGTGCGCCACTTACTGGCCACCTTTCTGCACGTAGGAGCGCACGAACTCTTCGGCATTGGTTTCGAGCAAACCATCAATTTCGTCGAGAAGATCATCGACACCTTCGGTGTTGATCTGGATCTGTCCGGCCGAAACCTCCCCTACCTCATCGTTGTTGTCTTTGCCGCCGGAGGAGAAAACCTGTGAAGTGCCCATGAGTTAAATCAAACCTTTCTTTTCTAAAACTTCTAATAAATCCTCGTCGCTGACTATGTGGTCAAAAATATCGCCGACGTGGTCTTTGGTAAGTGTAGTTGTTTCCGGCATTTCGATGCGGTGTCCACCAACGATCACTGATTCCCAGCTCGCAGCCTCCACCGCGCCTAAACCGTGGGATACGATTCGTCCTCGGAAATAGGCGCGGGTATCTTCAGGGGGATTCCACGCGGCATGCTCAATATCTTCGGGGCTGAAAAGCGTACGCATGCGTTGTTTACGAACGAGCGCGTGATACAAGCTTTTCTCAGGGTTGATATCGCTGTACTGCAGGTCAATGAGCTGCAATTTCGGGTGGGAAATATCCAAACCTTTGGAAAGGAAGGAAGAAATCAACGCCCATTTCGCGCACCAATCCAGTCGATCGGCGCAGGCGGCATAACCACCGCGTTCCAACAGATCCATTGTTTCGACCCACAACGGATACACCTGCTCGTCGGGGGTTACGCGGGCGGCATATTCGCGGAGCAGATCCAGTGCGCGCATTGTGCGACCATCCGCAAGCTTAAGCGTGTGTGTCAGCGTGAGGTCGCGGGAAACAGCACGCACCTCGGTAACGGCGTCGGCAAGCTTTAAGTCGCTAAAATCAACCCCCGCCTCAATTGCATCGAGCACCAGGGCGGTTGTTCCCAGCTTGAGCGCGGTGGATATGTGTGACATGTTCGCGTCACCAATGATCACGTGCAAACGCCCAAAACGATTAGCATCCGCGTGCGGTTCGTCGCGGGTGTTAATGATGCCACGATTCAGTGTTGTTTCCAGCGAGATTTCCTGCTCGATGTAGTCGGCGCGTTGCGAAATCTGGAACCCAGCTTCCTCCCCGAACATGCCCAGCCCGACACGTCCTGCACCTACCAGCACTTGGCGGGCGACAAAAAATGGGATCAAAGCTTGTGCGAGCGTGGCAAAATCCGTGTCGCGGGAATACAAGTAGTTTTCGTGCGAACCGTAACTGGCGCCCTTGCCGTCAACATTATTTTTATACAGTTTCAGCTCTGGGCAGGGCGCATGATTGTCCAATATGGAGCTGTTGTGCGCAGTCAACTCTGCCACGATTTGTGCGGCACGGTTGAGGATGACGTCGCCGGCGTGGTCGTAGAGTGCCGCTGCGAATGCGGAGGTGCATTCTGGGCTGGAGTATTCAGGGTGCGCGTGATCAACATAGAAGCGTCCCCCGTTGCTGAGTGCAACATTTGCCACGCCTAGCGCGTTGGGGTCGACAACGGGAACGGTGCTGTAGTGTTTTAAGTCGAAACCGCGGCGATCGCGCAAGGGATGTTCGGAGGTGAAATCCCAGCGCATTCCGCTGGCGGAGTTTTCTAGCTGGCCAAATGCAACTACTGCATGGGTTGAGGTGACGATCGGGCTGAGGCTGGTGTTGCTGGGGGTGGCAATTCCATACTCAGTCTCTGTTCCCATCACGCGGATGAAAGGCGCATGCGTATCGACGCCGCCAGCTGCAGCCGTTGCCGATTGCGGATAACGGGTGTCCTGTGTCATCAGCGGTGGCCTTCTTCCCTGCTTAGCCCAACTACCCTGGCATGCATGACGCGTACTCCTTGACGACCAAGGATGCGGCTCCATTCGTCGGGGTTTGCGGTGTTCGGCATATCTTCACTTTCCCGGTTTTCGGCGTCAATTGCTGCACACAGATGCTCAGCGGTGATACCGGTGGTGTCGCCAGAAAGGTGTGCCTTGATTGCGTATTTCTTTGCGCGGTCGACCACATTGGCGATCATCGCACCAGAAACGAAATCACGGTAGTGCAACACTTCAGCGCAGCCGGTGACGAGCACCAGTTCCACATAGGGGTTGTCGCGGTACATGTAGTCGACGGCGGTCTCAATGAGGTCGGGTACATGACCATGCACGGGCACTGTGCTGCGTAGGTGGCGAGCAAAGATTTCGCGGGCATTGTCCTTGGTGGGACGTTCGATGCGGATTTTCACGTCGAGGCGACCGGGGCGCAAAATAGCAGGGTCGATGAGCTCTTCACGGTTCGTTGCACCGATCACGATCACGTTCGTGAGGCCTTCGACACCATCAAGTTCGGTCAAAAGCTGCGGAACCACCGTGGTCTCCATATCGGAGGACACACCTGAGCCACGGGTACGGAAGATCGATTCCATTTCGTCGAAGAACACGATGACAGGGCGGCCATCTTCGGCCAGTTCGCGGGCCCGTTCAAAGATCAAGCGGATTCGACGCTCGGTTTCACCCACAAACTTATTTAAAAGCTCAGGCCCCTTAACATTAATGAAATAGCTCGATGAGCCGTCGCCGATCCGCGAAGCCAAGGAATTGGCCACAGCTTTAGCAATCAGAGTTTTGCCACAGCCAGGCGGGCCATACAGAAGCACACCTTTCGGTGGGCGCAAATCATAATCGCGGTACAGGGCGGGGTGAGCGAAAGGAAGCTCCACAGCATCCTGGATTTGTTCAATCTGGGAATCCAAACCACCGATATCGGCATAGGTGACATCTGGAACCTCCTCCAGTGCCAAACGTGACACCTCTGTTTTAGGAATCACCTCAAAGATGTAGCCGGCCTTGGAATCCATCAAGACAGTATCGCCCGCTCGCGGGCTGCGCACATGCGTGTGCTCGTTCGGGCACAAGGGGGCTGCCAGCTTCACGAGGCGTTCTTCACCATTGTGGTCGGCAACCAGTGCGCGGGATGTGCCGATCATTTCGATGAGGATCGCAAGTTCACCTGTTTCGTTGAAACCGCAGGCTTCGACCACTTGATTACCTTCGCCCAAGCGCACCTGCACACCGGGCACAAGTGCTGTGGGGTCAACAAGTGGGGAGATCACCAGTCGCATTTTGCGGTTTGCGGTAAACACTTCTGCGGTGTGCCCGCGCGGGGAAAATTCGAGGAAAGTACCGTAGGTGGAAGGGGGCGCCGCGATTTCTTCCAACTGCTGGTGCAAAACGTTGAGTTTATCCCGCGATGCTTTGAGCATTTCGGCAAGTTTTTCATTGCGTGCTGCAAGTTCCTGATTGGTCTTATGCAGCTGGTATGCGGAAGCGCGGGGAGAGTCCTGCGCGGAGATTGAGGCGCCTTGAGAGTCCATGCCCACAACTCTA contains these protein-coding regions:
- the tatC gene encoding twin-arginine translocase subunit TatC; this encodes MSSSTTSAAPHAAKNTKKKRFKRKSNPEGQMTLVAHLQELRRRIIISVVWLVIGSIAGFMWYQHSVFGLESLGEILRGPYCSLPPEKRASLTLDGECRLIATKPFEMFLLRIKIGALAGTVFASPVWLYQIWAFITPGLKKNERKWTFAFVFSAVFLFVTGAVLAYFVLAYGLDLLLTIGGETQVAALSGGYYFDFILSLLLIFGVSFEVPLLIAMLNIVGILSYDAMKDKRRVIILGMFIFAAFITPGQDPYSMLALACALSVLVELAIQFCRINDKRRDVERPAWMDLDDESSSALDEAPSTIGGSGPLADASAGSSPLPKPAPIPPSAGQAKPNYFDDII
- the tatA gene encoding Sec-independent protein translocase subunit TatA, whose product is MSLGPLEIAVIVILFILLFGAKKLPDAARALGRSMRIFKSEVKEMSNDDKRFEEQQRAIEAQPIVPNPAPSPIIDAQPVQPQQPVQNPGQQPQA
- a CDS encoding helix-turn-helix transcriptional regulator: MKDNNPKLPNADVHPARKKTHIPETRWMDMVRMLNILPYFEKHPGRSLMAAAVDLGTDVKTLRADLNRLFCCGIGPLPHQLVDLDPEMRSVRVFNHQGMDRALRLTLTEANALVLALDSLGTVAGLVDDSAVRSASQKLRSLMGEHTPQVSGGDFSLDDPTVESSPAVATDSSENGGPAKPTADDETSDSSPGLAHTLGVLRQAMETAVEVGFQYYSRTKDTWSHRHVSPTRIFSREGTVYLAAYDSGVKAHRNFRIELMHNVECLSTPATPKLSELTFDSADPFRFSSATDQAQVVFYPESTWLAETIPCEVEGVDEDGNLWVTLPLVSREWLIQFALAHADRMWVEEPKEVAHAISERASTGLGAYDEGVVSDI
- a CDS encoding helix-turn-helix transcriptional regulator, whose translation is MTSTSFPDKTTSQPAAHSERSAPLASPGVDSSRGHGAMPRKDRRDQQLERVTNLTFALLNAANQGREYVSREEIIHQVPGYLLDDAGQPRNQAAINVLFSRDCASLIALGVPLESFKVDGATVWRIQRGEYELPEISFTPAEATVLALAGKMDTSSPLATFSRSGWTKLAARGLDNALSPSPLYTPINDLNVLSAQVVDAIHVAVRTKQRLRFFYRRNPASDFSERWIDPWGLVTLNERVYLVGFDLDRGQARCFRVTKLADIDILDADAYDMSGYGDFQPAPDDVAVTELVRAQIAGGASQATVRIKIQAGHGEQLRSRGRVLTFDECVAAGLPDVSDDPDSHVYELVDVDTDWLVRHAAVLAPYVTVLDPPPVVDEVISLLKTAAGIPQHDGN
- the pafA gene encoding Pup--protein ligase; amino-acid sequence: MRRIAGVETEYGITCVAEGGSRKLGPDEIARYMFRPVVDRWSSSNIFLPNASRLYLDVGSHPEIATAECDSISQLIAYDRAGDLIVNELAQQAELSLKAEGVDAKVYLLKNNLDSVGNSYGCHENYLVGREAVLKTLGKTLLPFLITRQLIAGAGCIKDGAFHISQRAEHVWEGVSSATTRSRPIINTRDEPHADSHKYRRLHVIVGDSNMAEPTCALKVGSAMLMLEMIEAGFDIPHIELENEINAIRDCAKDISGHTLIALKNQEPMTALAIQRAYFNAAREWLKVRESFRAADPQAAGGTSDEEMHKVLDLWDRTLQAIETQDFSGVDSEIDWMIKLKLLRTYQARLGLDPEDFSHPKLAHVDLTYHDIRLGRGIAPVLEHKGLIKRWVTDEAIAHARDHAPATTRAALRGKFLEKATALGAAFSADWLRLKVNRPEPHMVELGCPFSTVDARVDTLIEYMETHAQTDD
- a CDS encoding ubiquitin-like protein Pup, whose amino-acid sequence is MGTSQVFSSGGKDNNDEVGEVSAGQIQINTEGVDDLLDEIDGLLETNAEEFVRSYVQKGGQ
- the dop gene encoding depupylase/deamidase Dop, with product MGTETEYGIATPSNTSLSPIVTSTHAVVAFGQLENSASGMRWDFTSEHPLRDRRGFDLKHYSTVPVVDPNALGVANVALSNGGRFYVDHAHPEYSSPECTSAFAAALYDHAGDVILNRAAQIVAELTAHNSSILDNHAPCPELKLYKNNVDGKGASYGSHENYLYSRDTDFATLAQALIPFFVARQVLVGAGRVGLGMFGEEAGFQISQRADYIEQEISLETTLNRGIINTRDEPHADANRFGRLHVIIGDANMSHISTALKLGTTALVLDAIEAGVDFSDLKLADAVTEVRAVSRDLTLTHTLKLADGRTMRALDLLREYAARVTPDEQVYPLWVETMDLLERGGYAACADRLDWCAKWALISSFLSKGLDISHPKLQLIDLQYSDINPEKSLYHALVRKQRMRTLFSPEDIEHAAWNPPEDTRAYFRGRIVSHGLGAVEAASWESVIVGGHRIEMPETTTLTKDHVGDIFDHIVSDEDLLEVLEKKGLI
- the arc gene encoding proteasome ATPase, which codes for MDSQGASISAQDSPRASAYQLHKTNQELAARNEKLAEMLKASRDKLNVLHQQLEEIAAPPSTYGTFLEFSPRGHTAEVFTANRKMRLVISPLVDPTALVPGVQVRLGEGNQVVEACGFNETGELAILIEMIGTSRALVADHNGEERLVKLAAPLCPNEHTHVRSPRAGDTVLMDSKAGYIFEVIPKTEVSRLALEEVPDVTYADIGGLDSQIEQIQDAVELPFAHPALYRDYDLRPPKGVLLYGPPGCGKTLIAKAVANSLASRIGDGSSSYFINVKGPELLNKFVGETERRIRLIFERARELAEDGRPVIVFFDEMESIFRTRGSGVSSDMETTVVPQLLTELDGVEGLTNVIVIGATNREELIDPAILRPGRLDVKIRIERPTKDNAREIFARHLRSTVPVHGHVPDLIETAVDYMYRDNPYVELVLVTGCAEVLHYRDFVSGAMIANVVDRAKKYAIKAHLSGDTTGITAEHLCAAIDAENRESEDMPNTANPDEWSRILGRQGVRVMHARVVGLSREEGHR